In Nisaea acidiphila, the DNA window GCGGTCTCCGCCATGAACGGTCTCTCGGTCGCCGGCATGGCGATCGGCGCCAGCATCGCGCTGCCGGAGCTGCTCAGGCGCGGTTACGACAAGATCATGGTGACCGGCGTGATTCAGGCCGGCAGTTCGCTCGGCATCCTGGTCCCACCAAGCGTCGTGCTCGTGCTCTACGGCATGATTGCGCGCCAGCCGGTCAGTCAGCTCTGGCTCGCGGGCGCGGTGCCGGGTTTGATGATGGCGGGCATGTTCATCGCCTATATCGTCATCCGCTGCTGGATGCAGCCCTCCCTCGGCCCGTCGCTCAGCAAGGAAGAACGCGCCGAGATCACGTGGGAAGAGAAGATCAGCCTGCTGAAGGCGGGTATCCTGCCGCTTTTCATTTTCTTCTCGATGACCGGGCTCTTCCTGATGGGCGTGACCTCGCTTGTCGAGAGTTCCGCCGTCGGTGCGGCCGCAGCGACCGTCGCGGCTCTGGTGAAGCGCCGGCTGACCTCCGCTGTGATGGAAGAGGTGCTGCGCAAGACACTCGGCATCTCCTGCATGTTCATGTGGATCATCCTCGCCGCGCTCTGTTTCGGTGCCGTGTTCGACGGTCTCGGCGCGGTGCGGGCGATCGAGGATTTCTTCGTCGGCCGGCTCGGTCTCGGTCCGTGGGAGATCCTGATCCTGATGCAGCTCTCCTTCATCCTGATGGGCATGTTCCTGGACGATACGGCCATGCTGGTCATCGTCGCGCCGCTCTATGTGCCGCTGGTGAAGATGCTGGGCTTCGATCTGGTCTGGTACGGCGTGCTCTACACGATCACCTGCCAGATCGCCTATATGACGCCGCCTTTCGGCTACAATCTCTTCCTGATGCGCGCCATGGCGCCGCCGGAGGTCACGCTGTCGGACATTTACCGGTCCATCGGCCCCTTCGTGCTGGTCATGACACTGGCGCTCATTCTGGTCATGATCTTCCCCGAAATCGCGATGTGGCTGCCCAACACGTTCTACGGAAGGTAGGGCCGGACGCGATGGGACCGGACAAGCAAGAAACGGGGAAGGGGAGGCGCGACGCGCCGACACAGAGCGGGTGGAACGGCCTGGGAACCGTTCCATTGAGGGTTAACCGGGCCGGAGGGCCCTTCACCTAAGGGAGACAGGTGACATGACGAACAGACGTGATTTTCTGAAGACGGCCGCCGCGGCGACAACCGCGGGCGTTGCCGGAGCCGCGACGCTTGCCGCGCCGGCGGTCAAGGCGCAGAGCAAGATCAAGTGGCGCCTGCAGACTTATGCCGGCCCGGCGCTCGCCGAGCACGTGATCAAGCCGTCCATCGACGCCTTCAACAAGGTCGCCAACGGCGAGATGGAGATCGAGCTCTACTTCGCCGACCAGCTGGTCCCTACCGGCGAACTGTTCCGTGCCATGCAGCGCGGCACCATCGACGCGGTGCAGAGCGACGACGATTCCATCGCCGCGCCGGTCGATATCTCGGTCTTCGGCGGGTACTTCCCGTTCGCCACCCGCTACAGCCTCGACGTGCCGGTGCTGTTCAACCAGTACGGCCTGAAGGAAATCTGGGAAGAGGCCTATGGCGAGGTCGAGGGTGTGACCTGGCTCAGCGCCGGCGCCTGGGATCCGTGCCACTTCGCGACCGTCGATCCGATCAACAAGCTCGACGACCTAAAGGGCAAGCGGGTCTTCACCTTCCCGACCGCAGGCAAGTTCCTGTCCCGCTTCGGGGTCGTTCCTGTGACCCTGCCATGGGAAGATATCGAGGTCGCGGTGCAGACCGGCGAGCTCGACGGCATTGCCTGGTCGGGCATCACCGAGGATTACACGGTGGGCTGGGCCGACGTGACCAACTACTTCCTGACCAACAACATCTCCGGCGCTTGGTGCGGTTCCTATTTCGCCAATTCCGAACGCTGGGAAGAACTGCCGGAGCACCTGAAAGAGCTCTTCAAGCTCTGCATGGACAGCTCGCACTATTACCGCCAGCACTGGTACTGGGGCGGCGAGGCGAAACTGCGCGTCGACGGCACCAAGATGCAGCTGACCACCATCGCCGACGAGGAGTGGGCGAAGGTCGAGGCCGAGGCCGAGAAGTTCTGGGACGAAATCGCCGCCCAGACGCCGCGGACCAAGAAGGTCATCGACATTTTCAAGAAGTATGCGGCGGATATGAAGAAGGCGGGCAAGCCGTACCGCTATAGCTAAGACCTGATCCCCCTCTTTCTGAGAGGGGCATCGGTCCGGCCGTTCCGCCAGCGATGGATGGAACGGCCGGACACCGTTCCGGGCTTCGTGCCCTACCCGTTTTGCAGATGGAAGAGCGTCATGGCAGGCAAACTGACCCTTGAAGAGCTGCGCGCCGCAACCGCGGCCGGCGAGATCGATACCGTGCTGGCCGTCCAGGTCGACATGCAGGGCCGACTGATGGGGAAACGGTTCCACGCCGAGTTCTTTTGCGAGAGCGCGTTCGAGGAGACCCATTCCTGCAACTACTTGCAGGCGACCGACATGGAGATGCACACGGTCGAGGGCTACAAGTCG includes these proteins:
- a CDS encoding TRAP transporter substrate-binding protein: MTNRRDFLKTAAAATTAGVAGAATLAAPAVKAQSKIKWRLQTYAGPALAEHVIKPSIDAFNKVANGEMEIELYFADQLVPTGELFRAMQRGTIDAVQSDDDSIAAPVDISVFGGYFPFATRYSLDVPVLFNQYGLKEIWEEAYGEVEGVTWLSAGAWDPCHFATVDPINKLDDLKGKRVFTFPTAGKFLSRFGVVPVTLPWEDIEVAVQTGELDGIAWSGITEDYTVGWADVTNYFLTNNISGAWCGSYFANSERWEELPEHLKELFKLCMDSSHYYRQHWYWGGEAKLRVDGTKMQLTTIADEEWAKVEAEAEKFWDEIAAQTPRTKKVIDIFKKYAADMKKAGKPYRYS
- a CDS encoding TRAP transporter large permease, giving the protein MSYELIALLMFSSMMLLLLTGQRVFGAIGFVASAAALLMWGDGGSEMAFSAAMKLMKWYPLLTLPLFVYMGYMLSESKIADDLYRMFHVWMGPLNGGLAIGTILLMVAVSAMNGLSVAGMAIGASIALPELLRRGYDKIMVTGVIQAGSSLGILVPPSVVLVLYGMIARQPVSQLWLAGAVPGLMMAGMFIAYIVIRCWMQPSLGPSLSKEERAEITWEEKISLLKAGILPLFIFFSMTGLFLMGVTSLVESSAVGAAAATVAALVKRRLTSAVMEEVLRKTLGISCMFMWIILAALCFGAVFDGLGAVRAIEDFFVGRLGLGPWEILILMQLSFILMGMFLDDTAMLVIVAPLYVPLVKMLGFDLVWYGVLYTITCQIAYMTPPFGYNLFLMRAMAPPEVTLSDIYRSIGPFVLVMTLALILVMIFPEIAMWLPNTFYGR